The following proteins are encoded in a genomic region of Liolophura sinensis isolate JHLJ2023 chromosome 7, CUHK_Ljap_v2, whole genome shotgun sequence:
- the LOC135470186 gene encoding uncharacterized protein LOC135470186 has protein sequence MPRTYKPKPGAKSYKKHDEDKIRQAVAAVNRGMSNRKASEQFGIPKSVINRHKLHPETKSHGGQTVLDVALEDHIVNRITTCANWGFSLDAFDLRVIIKSYLDRRGLVISKFKDNLPGKEWAASFLKRHRGELTQRICQNIKRSRAAVSQEILNDYFDNLAESVDGVPPDNILNYDETNLSDDPGRAKVLTKRGSKYPERIMNQSKSSISLMFAGTASGCLLPPYVVYKSLNMYDTWTQGGLEGTRYNRSKSGWFDSYCFSDLFYTIALPYFRRLPGRKILIGDNLSSHLTIDVIQECEKNDIAFVFLPANSTHLCQPLDVCFFRPMKMAWRPILARWKKKGATQSSIPKDTFPRLLMELMDQLSTNTPDNLKSGFAKCGIFPLDRQKVLSRLPETSDSAVSDVDRTAVDDSVVSMQLWTMLLLTILMTNRLPRMEILTTKGMYPSQVVMRGGVVFTTNSITRDNN, from the coding sequence ATGCCGCGGACATACAAACCAAAACCGGGTGCAAAATCATACAAGAAACATGATGAGGACAAAATAAGACAGGCTGTTGCTGCAGTGAACCGAGGCATGTCCAACAGAAAGGCTTCTGAACAATTTGGGATCCCGAAAAGTGTCATCAATCGACACAAACTGCATCCAGAAACAAAATCACATGGTGGACAAACGGTACTCGATGTCGCCCTTGAGGACCATATTGTCAACAGGATTACAACTTGTGCTAACTGGGGGTTTTCTTTAGACGCCTTCGACCTGCGAGTTATTATTAAAAGTTACCTGGATAGACGTGGGCTGGTGATCTCAAAATTTAAAGATAACCTACCTGGCAAAGAATGGGCAGCCTCCTTCCTTAAGAGACACAGAGGGGAATTAACACAGAGGATTTGTCAGAACATAAAAAGATCCAGAGCAGCTGTGTCTCAGGAGATTCTGAATGATTACTTTGATAATTTGGCTGAATCAGTTGATGGTGTCCCACCTGACAACATTCTAAATTATGATGAGACCAACTTGTCTGACGACCCAGGCAGAGCAAAAGTTCTCACTAAGAGAGGAAGCAAATATCCAGAGAGGATTATGAACCAATCAAAATCTTCAATTTCGTTGATGTTTGCTGGAACTGCAAGTGGATGTTTACTGCCACCCTACGTTGTGTACAAGTCTCTGAACATGTATGACACGTGGACACAGGGAGGGCTCGAAGGTACAAGATATAACCGGAGCAAATCGGGATGGTTTGACTCATACTGtttttctgatttgttttataCCATTGCCCTGCCATACTTTAGAAGGCTTCCAGGGCGTAAAATCCTTATTGGAGATAACTTAAGCTCTCATCTCACAATAGATGTTATCCAGGAGTGTGAGAAAAATgatattgcttttgtttttctcccTGCAAACTCCACTCACCTGTGTCAGCCACTAGATGTGTGCTTTTTCCGCCCGATGAAAATGGCATGGAGGCCTATCCTAGCAAGATGGAAGAAGAAGGGTGCAACACAGTCATCAATCCCCAAGGATACGTTTCCTCGCCTTCTGATGGAGCTAATGGACCAGCTAAGTACAAACACACCAGACAACCTGAAATCCGGATTCGCGAAATGTGGAATCTTCCCTCTTGACCGACAAAAAGTTCTGTCTCGTTTGCCAGAAACTTCAGATTCGGCAGTCAGCGATGTAGACAGAACAGCAGTGGATGACTCAGTTGTCTCGATGCAGTTGTGgacgatgttgttgttgacaatTCTGATGACGAACCGGCTTCCACGAATGGAAATATTGACAACGAAAGGCATGTACCCCAGCCAGGTGGTGATGCGAGGGGGCGTGGTCTTCACCACCAACAGCATTACACGAGACAACAACTGA